ttgttgggacagcaactgtgggaggctttcttagcctgggctcaaggcctgagaaccaggattgtagtagataaaggatggcaaataagtatattaatcaacgtcatacattcctttgtgtatctttttgcggtagcagtgtgtaatgcttaggggggagaaatataataaaaggagaaggtggaaggcgggggggggggggggcagaacagcccatctcagctgaccagcctgcttgcttgcataaagctgggTTCTGTCTCATGATTGAACcaccacaactggcgcccaaacgtggggccctcagcactcacctcgcccggcaagggtttcagacgcgtcactcatccgcttcgtggatcccggtgagtatttttcattgtggtaagtatgggaagctccctctctgctttgcaagtgcaacaccgcaatgagctgcagtatttgctgcgtaaggctcagcatgactgcccggctcgagcacttactctcctgttacaggaggtgcgtgcccagtgcccgtggtatcctgaagccggaagccttaagctagcggactgggagcgattgggccagacattgcacgaagagcctcgggcgcccgtgcaggctttacatgcctggcacctctgtcgcAACGCGATACTGCGTGTCACCTCGGATAGGCCCTCTTTCatgaggctggtgatctcgccacgcccgtcggctcctgtagccatccccgttgcagctctccccccttctactgatgcaacccagcgtgtcgcttcggaaagaccctctcccatacccacagccccccctctccctgctttgcccccagtgtcttcattaccaccgcctcccttgccttccccaccggagccagtgCGTGATCACCCTCcctccgtggggccccatgctccggggccccccggagggtcatctgcatctgctcagaagctttcgctggtgcaacaaatggttcacgcagcgaaagctcgatcagatcttacagcggaggagctggctgatctggtctcagtttgcccggtgacctggcagaatgatgaccagggcaaccccgtgggcacctggaccactttgccatactcaGTGGTTAGAGAGATAAAGAAAGCAATTGGTgaatttggcctgactagcacctttgtgcgtggtcttgttgaagggataggtactgggtactccctaatccctgaggattggaaaacgctcctgcgcatgatgttatcacccagtcagtatgttatttggcttagtgaatatcggcagatggcagaacgccaagctcaggtacatagagagcacggtatcatttatgagcatttggcaggggagggcccgtttgctactattgagatgcagtctcaactccctcaggccgtcttccccattatttccacctgtgcccagcatgctttcaagaaggtcccggattcaggcaagcctaccaaaagctttgtcagtatccgtcagggtgcctcagagtcctttttggattttaccaacagattgcatgaggctatcctccgacaggtggataacactgaggcagctcacgagctcctgttaaaattggcagttgaaaatgcaaacgaggattgccgccgtgctctccaggcagcacaagcctctggtattttagagctctcagacatgctgcgggcgtgccagaacattggcacacaagcccacaaggctggagttctggctgctgccctgagaaaaactgggaaggaggggaagcgttgttaccgctgtggtaaggagggtcattttcagtgggagtgccgctcatctaaggcaccagcccgaccctcaaagaagtgcctcaagtgtgggaaaggttatcactgggctaatcagtgtcgtagcgggtcgggaaaccgcgcgatgggtcccccccgaacccagggccaaacgggggtgtttcccactcagacaaccgctcctctgccttaaaatccgtagactctatgagggcggcgactgctggaagtgcagggcttgatttgatcatgcaggaagacactgactttcggctgccaggggaggtctgtgccatacctacacaggtgacgggacctctccctgccggctttgtaggtcttgttctccctcgctcacatgctgggaaacagggtttttttgtcattccaggggtcattgatgctgattacactggcattattaaggttcagctgtggactcatcttccacagtcgctcccgcgtggacggtcaattgcacaattgattttagtcccctatcaggtgccagctgccgaggatcgaactcggggcggaggcggctttggatcgacgttgtctcactcgccgtctcacagcgcgtcttctccacttgttgctctgacaatgtcagtccgcccctcgaaacctcagttaacacttctcttaaatgatgttccttttacagggctggtggacactggagctgacgttacggtgattcgtgatctggagtggccggttagttggcctacggttccttctaaagaattgtgggggatagggggtagtaaacccgggcgccacagtttgtcttgggtcacagtctctaaaccgggaggccgtacccttgctactatccgcccttttgtactccctgtccacctcaatatttggggctgtgatttacttacaaagttagacaccaccctcgatattaacatctgatggcccaaaaccctccctcacccaccgtgccctccgcattacccttggtatggcaatccttagagcccgtatggattgaccagtggcccctccctctagaaaagctaaaagcacttcattcgcttgtgcagcagcatttgcaagcccagcgactggagagctccactagtccctggaacaccccggtgttcgttattaagaaaaaatcgggtgcttggcggctgttacatgatttaagggaaataaataaatgcatccaacctatgggccccttgcaatttggcttaccaaatccaaatttaattcctcaagccgatcaactttgtgtgttagatttaaaagattgttttttcaccatccccctttgccctcaagaTCGCGAAAAAATTGcatttacggtgccacaatataataatcagcaaccctctcaaaggtatcagtggaaggtcttgccccagggaatgcaaaatagtccaaccttgtgtcagctttttgtggatcgggcccttgcccctttccGTGCCCGGTACCCTtcgctaaaggtctaccattacatggatgacattttgctaagtggtccccgggtcacggcacaacagcttgaatctttatctcagattctcggccaaaatggcctgttagtggcaccagaaaaaatccaacgctcttatccctaccactacctcggatataaggttttacaaacctatgctgctccggttcgtccggaattaattctacctcaacccctaacccttgttaaattacaacagatgTTGGgccatttaaattggattcggccctactttcgtctccccacttcaatgctgcagccgttgtttgagctcctgcgtggagcccgggcaccaggcgcagttattgccatcactgaaaagcatacTACCTGCATTCaacaaatcaatgcagcattgagtcagcagtttgtggacagactcccagaggtccgtcccttacgattagttcttcttgccacccctcatacgccaactgcggctctgtttgtaccccgtacagacacagccgtctctattatagaatggctatacctttcatccacccctcctcgaaatatttatccgtatttagatgccctatctgatcgtgttcgtaaagcccgccaccgtgcagtgcaactcactggcactgatttagttgccattgtgctccccttgtcccgtactgaatttgactctttgtgccacacctccttggcctggcaggttgctctttgtgattatgtgggagagatttcttacaatcctccaaaagatcctcggttggtcaTTACCCAAAAGGTGCCCCTAGTTGCTCATCGTCTTAGCggctctcaacccattgtttctgctgtcactctttttactgatggctctccccactgaggtgtagtcacttatcagttgggtgacccccctcgttggcattctcgttttaccctgcctcagcgttctgcacagcgttcagaattggctgctgttattttggcctttcaactttttgctgattgtccctttaatttaattgtggatacccattatgtttatcaggtaattgatcatttaccccttgccctcattacccctcaggttgatgcagacctccttcgcctgtttttgtctttgcagcaccttcttgccactcgtcatttcccttactttgttgctcatattcgcagtcatacccctctgcctgggccactcactgagggcaatgcacgcgccgatcgcgcgttgcatggtcaggtaaattcccttttttctgaccccattgaaagccatgccttttttcatcagtctgcctctgttttggcccggcagtttcacattcctgctgatcatgcacgttccattgttcgttcctgcccccactgtgctgctgctgctcctgctcctactttttcttatgccgttaacccccgaggtaccgcagcgaatcagctgtggcaaatggacgttactcatgtgccacaattccgcccctattcgtttttacatgtttccgttgatacttattcaggcttcctttgggcaaccccacaacatggggaagccactaacaaagttattcaccatttgctggcctgcttttctgttatgggtcgcccctgccaaattaaaacagataatgcccccagcctactgctctgcagccctccaccttttgtgcccgctgggacgtccgtcttaaacacggaatcccttataattccacgggccaagccattgttgaaagtgccaatcgcacactcaaaaccttgctagataaacaattaaaacaaggggagctgcgtctccgaaccttaggagacattcaacaacaaatgcatatcctcttgtttactttaaataatttaacactgaatgcagatcagcagacccctgcggatcggcattttcacaaatctgaggtactggaaagaccgcgtgtcttttaccgtcagctgcccgatccacagtggttgggcccagtacctctaatcacttggggtcggggatatgctgctgtgtctctccctgcaggaccgttgtgggttccagctcggtgtgtgcgaccggcacttaaacaacatggcatggcaccaggggctgtcgaatcccataccagagtttcagctgaccttggaggagaccgcgttgccccccgagtcgacaacgacgggacggaaacggaggaggcgtagtgtcccaaaccggcccgtaacatggggagcagtaaaagcattggtcgccgcggcccaacgaaggctggcagcagatcaacagccagagactcctgagactttgtttgtggcgattctcgcccaaatcactgctaattctgtgatgattgtgtgccttttgtgcctgctatttcctgtaggggttggctcggaagcgcttcccccgttacgagcccgaatgacatataacatatgggaaagattggcttcaatagcaaatgttacccacttttgtctatctaattctgtagcagccagagatttgttaggtacatgccttattccagtatgtaatcaccctgaggagatggagaataagacactattctctgcttatgcgaatctttcctcccagtactctagcatggctaattggggcccggccaactatactctgcctcgcacagctatatccctccacacaccatacccggccggggctcacaatgtcacctgtgcgcgtgtagttaactgcactagtacaaaggtgcccttgggctgtcgaaaaatttctcaaccccttttaaattgttcccatgctgttaatgtttcatataattatggccatatcatcctaccatcaggatggttttttacttgcggttcacgcacctttaattatattcctgcaaatttaagtgatggcaccctttgctgtcttagaagaatgacacttatattgccttttgctggtcaaaatcgtagtaaaagaagtgtaccccttttagatgattgtattgcagatgttgagctttttagtcatgctgagtatactgctttagcggcctctattgttggggtccccgcgcttgctatgtattcagccagaactttaaataacctggcatgctttgcagcaaaggcaattaatacaacatcccaggctatTGCCTTACTTAAGACAGAACAGCACGAATTAAGGGACGCAATTTtagataacagagcagccattgattttctgctcctgaaacaccatctaggctgctccacatttcagcacatgtgttgctttaatttaactgataatagtcgctccaaagaaactagactggctgaattggccagtcttacaacacacatacgccaagatctggggtttgagggtttttggaattggcttacaggttggctgccctctctagaatggctgcgacagctttttggttattctgtgtttgtaatcattgggcttattttttgctgctgctgtgtacaatgtattccttccttgttaagactttgtaaaattttgccctggaaagctccccaggttatgtccttgtctgtctgggagttaaatagcatgacaaaacaaattgacggctaccatgagatggccaaatatcattaaataaaaaacggggggatgaagggttcatgtttagctattccacctggaagcaggcagggcacaccctgactgttctgtagaagcaatgcacacattgctctatccaaggacaagggctagatatgaaccatgaaaacttgattgttgggacagcaactgtgggaggctttcttagcctgggctcaaggcctgagaaccaggattgtagtagataaaggatggcaaataagtatattaatcaacgtcatacattcctttgtgtatctttttgcggtagcagtgtgtaatgcttaggggggagaaatataataaaaggagaaggtggaaggcggggggggggggcagaacagcccatctcagctgaccagcctgcttgcttgcataaagctgggTTCTGTCTCATGATTGAACCgccacacagtactccagatgaggccgcaccaatgtcgaatagaggggaacgatcacgtacctcgatctgctggctatgcccctacttatacaccccaaaacgccattggctttcttggcaacaagggcacactgttgactcatatccagcttctcgtccactgtcacccctaggttcttttacgcagaactgctgcctagccattcggtcactagtctgtagcggtgcattggattcttccgtcctaagtgcaggaccctgcacttatccttgttgaacctcatcagatttcttttggcccaatcctccaatttgtctaggtccctctgtatcctatccctacctgccaccgtatctaccactcctcctagtttagtatcatccgcaaatttgctgagagtgcaatccacaccatccttcagatcatttatgaagatattgaacaaaaccagccccaggaccgacccttggggcactccacttgataccggctgccaactagacatggagccattgatcactacccattgagcccgacaatctagccagctttctacccaccttatagtgccttcatccagcccatacttctttaacttgctgacgagaatactgtgggagaccgtgtcgaaagctttgctaaagtcaagaaacaatacatccactgctttcccttcatccacagaaccagtaatctcatcatagaaggcgattagattagtcaggcatgaccttcccttggtgaatccatgctgactgttcctgatcactttcctctcatgtaagtgcttcagtactccagtcatgtgagttatcccaccaagtctctgttattccaatcacgtcataatttcTTGACATCACTAGGACCTCCAGTtcaccctgcttgtttccaaggctttgtgcatttgtatataggcacttgagataacctgctgatcacccctcattctcagtatgaggtaggagccctcccctcacagacgttcctgcctgtgcttcctcccggtatcctgcttgcccacctatctcagggctttggtctccttcccccggtgaacctagtttaaagccctcctcactaggttagccagactgctcgcaaagatgctcttccctctcttcgttaggtggagcccgtctctgcccagcactcctccttcatggaacaccatcccgtggtcaaagaatccaaagccttctctccgacaccacctgcgtagccattcgttgacttccacgatttgatggtgcctaccccggccttttccttccacggggaggatggacaagaacaccacttgcacctcaaactcctttatccttcttcctagagccacgtagtccgcagtgatccgctcaaggtcattcttggcagtatcattggtgcccacatggagacgcaggaaggggtagcgatcgagggcttgatgagtctcggcagtctctccgtcacatcgcgaatcttagcccctggcaagcagcagacttctctgttttcccagtcagggcggcagatagatgactcagtcttCCTGAGGAGATAGTCCCcgaccacccgcctccttctcttgggagtggtggtcgtggaacccccaacctcaggacagcgcatctcatgccttccaaccagcggagtctccttctgctttctccccccagacgtatcatctggtccactctctgcaATGGTACctatggagagaacatgaaaacggttacttacctgtgtctgtgttgctAGTACCTGGACATTCCTTATCTTAAGACAATTCACACCACCTCACTGAAGCTATTGGGAATGACAGCTGCCTTCCAGAAATGATGGAATAATTAAATGCCTCTCTATTTAGTTATAGCTGAAACAATGGAAAACCACGGCTCAAGAATTAGACTGCATAGTTGCTGGGCAGTTGCTGGGCCATGTGGCCAAAGTGGTTTCCTGGTGGAGTCCCATTACAATATGCTGGGATGGGGGTTTCATTTGATTACAGTTGTGTGTCTGTGATCAGAAGCAGCTAAGAAAGCACACAGAGAAGGCAGTAAGGAAGCCCTAGAGACAGCTAGAATAAAACATACAGCATGATCCTGAGAAAAAACTGAGAGTGCTTATAGgaagagtgctggctggaaagaggcttggaactgtgagcaaagaaattgtctcctgctgtttgattcctactgtgttcagggaaacatgctttgtaaataaacaggattgcagcaaataaatacctgactccatctatttctcctcctaatggaacaACCCCCAAGACatctagtttttgttttatttgtttactgTTTCCTCTTTAAATTTCATAGTCATCTTAATTTACGTATATTTTACCTACTATGGTGTCTTCTTGCTATTGGCTTTACTCAGGCTGGATTTCCACTTTTTGAAAGACATCCTTTTAGTCTGAATAAACTTTTGTGCCTTGCCCTTTAACCTCATTGTGTTTCTTCTTCCTGTCTTATTTAGGTATTAGCATAACTTCAACACCTCAGTTAAACTAAAGTATAAGTAGCCTCTATGCTGATTCCAAGGATTTTAACTTAACTTTTGTCTTTATGTTCTTCCTAAGTAGCTTTCTCCTTTAAAATctctatatagatatagatatcccTTTCAGTGTGTTACTATGGTCTAAAtcaaaaataaactttttctgtttcaaaaccaGCTTTTCAAACAAGCAACCATCTTGATaggtgttgatttttttttctctcaactGCCTTCATTTGATTTTTGCCCAACTAATATTCGGGTAGTTGTAATTACCATTAATAGAATTTGAGGCCTTCATTTTCTTTCAACTTTGTGCACTCGTCAATGTTCTGAACTGGAAACCAGTATAATAATCCCAATGTTATGTTTTGTATTCTAATTATATAGGATTTCTCTCCATATATATTCTATTACATGATCTAGtgaaacccttttttaaaaatttcattagaAACTATCAAATCTCTTAAGTGCTACTTTCTAGTCTCTACAAACTAGTCTGGATTTTGAGTATGATTCTTGAACCACAATGTATTACAGTATTCATTCAATGTCATCCCATCATATTTTAGAACATGCTTTAAATGCAGTATAAATGTAGTATTTATTGCATCAGCTAGACTCCTGTCTTTCCTTGTTGTTTCTTGATAGTGTTCCAATACAAGATGTTAAACATTAGATTCAATCCATAGTTACTCTGCTCCAAAAAGCAGGTCtgaaagtatcatagaatcatagaatatctgggttggaagagacctcaggaggtcatctagtccaaccccctgctcaaagcaggaccaatccccaatctgCCCAaagcagatccctaaatggccccctcaaggattgaactcacaaccctgggtgctcaaaccactgagctatccctcccccccagtgaaAGCTATTATTTAAATGTTTGGATACTATTCTGGATAGATAGTTATTAAATATCTCCATGCTGATTGGTAAACTAGATAATTTTATTGCAATATGAGAAACATTTTGTAAAATCTTTCCAAGGCATATAAATTTTTCCAGACAATTGAGACATAGCTAGCTAAAAGTTGCAAAACCAAGCTTTGATGCCAAATGAGAGAGGAATGATCTGTAAAATAGGCTGCTAGTACACAAAATTTTGTCTGCCCTTGTTCTGTCCAACtctcatgaaaaataaaataattgataTGAGCCCCTTTAAACCAACAAACACATTTTCTTAGGTGTTTCATAAAAACAGAGTGGAAAATCCTTTCAAGCTATATGCAGAATTACTCCACATCAATACTTGGATAAGTTACCTCCCAAGAGAACCAGGGTGCTGATGGTGTGGTGTTGGTGACTCATTAAGTGGCGCTCTTCCTTCTAAGTCAGTACTGAGCAAATGTTCCATTGTGATCAttgaattggtcctgctttgagcaaggggttggactagatgacctcttgaggttccttccaaccctgatattatatgattctatgattctatgaatcatagaatattaggat
The genomic region above belongs to Caretta caretta isolate rCarCar2 chromosome 3, rCarCar1.hap1, whole genome shotgun sequence and contains:
- the LOC125634051 gene encoding uncharacterized protein LOC125634051 — translated: MAWHQGLSNPIPEFQLTLEETALPPESTTTGRKRRRRSVPNRPVTWGAVKALVAAAQRRLAADQQPETPETLFVAILAQITANSVMIVCLLCLLFPVGVGSEALPPLRARMTYNIWERLASIANVTHFCLSNSVAARDLLGTCLIPVCNHPEEMENKTLFSAYANLSSQYSSMANWGPANYTLPRTAISLHTPYPAGAHNVTCARVVNCTSTKVPLGCRKISQPLLNCSHAVNVSYNYGHIILPSGWFFTCGSRTFNYIPANLSDGTLCCLRRMTLILPFAGQNRSKRSVPLLDDCIADVELFSHAEYTALAASIVGVPALAMYSARTLNNLACFAAKAINTTSQAIALLKTEQHELRDAILDNRAAIDFLLLKHHLGCSTFQHMCCFNLTDNSRSKETRLAELASLTTHIRQDLGFEGFWNWLTGWLPSLEWLRQLFGYSVFVIIGLIFCCCCVQCIPSLLRLCKILPWKAPQVMSLSVWELNSMTKQIDGYHEMAKYH